The following are encoded in a window of Methanobrevibacter sp. V74 genomic DNA:
- a CDS encoding AAA family ATPase codes for MVRKGLGKGLDSLIPDFYNEDFDSNSPQSLEDMLKENDDDAVDDIENKQDAVEEVKDIKSTQDDIENTESKQEDKEEIVADSDDKKDNSTSEGSGGVKEESPEEKTDEETQEGSESSENLSGDKSSEGSLQTSHELEIQQKHVEEVKKIVDKNPRITLWSSKSSAVFRYLRKTEPEFSISKEASVLIEEVVSKKYPEIWALFDEN; via the coding sequence ATGGTTAGAAAAGGACTTGGAAAAGGTTTAGATTCATTAATTCCAGATTTTTATAATGAAGATTTTGATAGTAATTCACCTCAATCTCTTGAAGACATGCTTAAAGAAAATGATGATGATGCTGTTGATGATATAGAAAATAAACAAGATGCTGTTGAAGAAGTTAAGGATATAAAATCTACACAAGACGATATCGAGAATACAGAATCTAAACAAGAGGATAAAGAAGAAATTGTAGCCGATAGTGATGATAAAAAAGATAATTCAACTTCAGAAGGAAGTGGAGGAGTCAAAGAAGAGAGTCCAGAGGAAAAAACAGATGAAGAAACTCAAGAGGGCAGTGAATCATCTGAAAATTTATCTGGTGATAAAAGCAGTGAAGGTTCTCTACAAACATCACATGAACTTGAAATCCAACAAAAACATGTAGAAGAAGTTAAAAAGATTGTTGATAAAAATCCAAGGATTACCTTATGGTCTTCAAAATCTTCTGCGGTATTTAGATATTTAAGAAAAACTGAGCCGGAATTTAGCATTTCTAAAGAAGCTTCTGTTTTAATTGAAGAAGTTGTTTCTAAAAAATATCCTGAAATTTGGGCATTATTCGATGAAAATTAA
- a CDS encoding radical SAM protein has product MTTLEKMKILTDSAQYDLCDYVSHHKSSQVNLPGIYEAIGHNGCKIPLFKTLQTNKCKNDCKYCINQSKRNFTRLELSPEELAKAFLGYYNRGLVNGLFLSSGISSDVESTMENQIETVHLLRKKYGYDDYIHLKIVPGASKDSIKRAMALANRVSINIEAATPSGLAELSSTKDYNKDILKRLSWINNLQHKSTTYPNSTHTTQLIIGANNESDREILSRMEKIYKKSELKRTYFSAFTPVQETEFSNKESCSTDRTSKLYNADSLLNDYHYDVKELVFDDNDNLLLTQDPKILAAENMNIFPVEINRAPLIELIRVPGIGMKSAREIISIRKKIPFSNKEQLRKLGVVVDRAEPYIKISGEYQTTFGF; this is encoded by the coding sequence ATGACCACACTAGAAAAAATGAAAATTCTAACAGATTCGGCACAATATGATTTATGTGACTATGTAAGTCATCATAAAAGCTCACAAGTAAATCTTCCAGGAATATATGAAGCTATTGGTCATAATGGATGTAAGATTCCTCTTTTCAAAACACTGCAAACTAATAAATGTAAAAATGATTGTAAATACTGCATTAACCAATCAAAAAGAAATTTTACCAGATTAGAACTTTCACCTGAAGAGCTTGCAAAAGCATTTCTTGGATATTATAACAGAGGATTAGTTAATGGATTGTTTTTAAGTTCGGGAATTTCAAGTGATGTAGAATCTACTATGGAAAACCAAATAGAAACTGTCCATCTTTTAAGGAAAAAATATGGATATGATGATTATATTCATTTAAAAATAGTACCTGGAGCAAGTAAAGACTCAATTAAAAGAGCAATGGCTCTAGCAAACAGAGTTAGTATAAATATTGAAGCTGCAACACCTTCAGGACTTGCAGAACTATCATCTACAAAGGATTATAATAAAGATATATTGAAAAGATTATCCTGGATAAATAATCTACAACATAAAAGCACCACATATCCAAATTCTACTCACACTACACAATTAATTATTGGAGCAAACAATGAAAGTGATAGGGAAATACTTAGTAGAATGGAAAAAATATACAAAAAATCAGAATTAAAAAGAACATATTTCTCAGCATTTACTCCTGTTCAAGAAACTGAATTTTCAAATAAAGAATCATGTTCAACTGATAGAACATCAAAACTTTATAATGCTGATAGTTTACTGAATGACTATCACTACGATGTTAAAGAGTTAGTTTTTGATGATAATGATAATTTATTATTAACCCAAGATCCGAAAATTCTAGCTGCAGAAAATATGAATATTTTCCCTGTAGAAATCAACAGAGCTCCACTTATAGAATTGATAAGAGTTCCAGGAATTGGTATGAAATCAGCTCGTGAAATCATATCTATTCGTAAAAAAATACCATTCTCCAATAAAGAACAGTTGAGAAAATTAGGTGTTGTAGTTGATAGAGCTGAACCTTATATAAAAATAAGTGGCGAATATCAAACAACTTTTGGTTTTTAG
- the ilvD gene encoding dihydroxy-acid dehydratase, producing the protein MKSDSVKNGIQRAPHRSLLRACGLKDDDFEKPFIGIANSFTDIVPGHIHLRELVEFVKDGIEAAGGIPFEFDTMAVCDGISMNHEGMKYSLPSREIIAATVESMTKGHAFDGLVLIPSCDKVVPGMIMGAARVNVPSIVVTGGPMESGEYDGKPADLITVFEAVGAHAAGKMSEEEVLELERCACPGAGSCSGLFTANTMACITETFGLSLPNCATTHARTEENNQIAYNSGRQIIELVKQDIKPSDILTQESFNNAIAVDMALGGSSNTALHIPAIASEVEGLSVDLDLFDEISRNVPHITLISPAGEDSMMDLHLAGGIQAVLKTLGDKINTDQLTVTGKTIKENLKTVENKNTDVIHTLDNPVHADGGIAILKGNLAPNGSVVKKGAVADHLMHLKGPAKVYDSEEEVTKAIFGHEIGEGDIVVIRYEGPKGGPGMREMLNPTSALAGMNIKDVGLITDGRFSGGTRGPCIGHVSPETRENGPIAAIQNGDIIEIDIENRSINVELSDEEIEARLKDVKHPESDVSGWLALYQKLVHSADTGAILR; encoded by the coding sequence ATGAAAAGTGATAGTGTAAAAAATGGAATTCAAAGAGCCCCACATAGGTCTTTATTAAGAGCGTGTGGTTTAAAAGATGATGATTTTGAAAAACCATTTATTGGTATTGCTAATAGTTTCACTGATATTGTACCGGGACATATTCACTTAAGAGAACTGGTTGAATTTGTAAAAGATGGAATTGAAGCTGCTGGAGGAATTCCATTTGAATTCGACACAATGGCAGTTTGTGATGGAATTAGTATGAACCATGAAGGAATGAAATATTCCCTTCCTTCACGTGAAATTATTGCAGCTACGGTAGAGTCTATGACTAAAGGCCATGCTTTTGATGGTTTGGTTTTAATTCCAAGTTGTGATAAGGTTGTTCCTGGAATGATTATGGGTGCAGCAAGAGTGAATGTTCCGTCAATTGTTGTAACTGGAGGACCTATGGAATCTGGAGAATATGATGGCAAACCAGCAGATTTAATTACTGTATTTGAAGCTGTTGGTGCACATGCTGCAGGTAAAATGTCTGAAGAAGAAGTACTTGAACTTGAAAGATGTGCTTGTCCTGGAGCTGGAAGTTGTTCTGGACTGTTTACAGCTAATACGATGGCTTGCATAACTGAAACATTTGGCCTATCTCTTCCAAATTGCGCTACAACACATGCAAGAACTGAAGAAAACAATCAAATTGCTTACAACTCCGGTCGCCAAATAATTGAATTGGTTAAACAAGATATTAAACCGTCAGATATTTTAACCCAAGAATCTTTCAACAATGCTATTGCAGTTGATATGGCCTTAGGCGGATCATCTAATACTGCTTTACATATTCCAGCTATTGCTAGTGAAGTTGAAGGTTTAAGTGTTGATTTGGATTTATTTGATGAAATTTCAAGAAACGTACCTCATATCACTCTTATTTCCCCTGCTGGTGAAGATTCAATGATGGATTTGCACTTAGCTGGTGGTATTCAGGCTGTTCTTAAAACTCTTGGAGATAAAATTAACACAGATCAATTAACCGTAACAGGTAAAACCATTAAAGAAAACTTAAAAACTGTTGAAAATAAAAACACTGATGTAATCCATACATTAGATAATCCGGTTCATGCTGATGGAGGTATTGCAATTCTTAAAGGTAATTTAGCACCTAATGGTAGTGTTGTTAAAAAAGGTGCTGTTGCAGACCATTTAATGCATCTTAAAGGACCTGCTAAAGTTTATGACTCTGAAGAAGAGGTTACAAAAGCTATATTTGGTCATGAAATCGGTGAAGGTGACATTGTAGTTATTAGATATGAGGGTCCAAAAGGAGGTCCGGGCATGCGTGAAATGTTAAATCCAACATCTGCCCTTGCAGGAATGAATATTAAAGATGTAGGATTAATAACTGATGGAAGATTTTCTGGAGGAACTCGTGGGCCATGTATTGGCCATGTATCTCCTGAAACAAGAGAAAATGGACCAATTGCAGCAATTCAAAATGGAGATATAATTGAAATTGATATTGAAAACAGATCTATCAATGTAGAATTATCTGATGAAGAAATTGAAGCAAGATTAAAAGATGTAAAACACCCTGAAAGTGATGTTTCAGGTTGGTTAGCGTTATATCAAAAATTAGTTCACTCAGCAGACACTGGAGCTATTTTAAGGTAG
- the hisD gene encoding histidinol dehydrogenase: MEILKYSEINLQETVKRSEQDVNNVLGTVSEILENVRVDKDQAIRKYTEKFDGVLIENLKVSKDEIKEAYDTLDDELLTALKNAASNIEKFHKKQIPTEWEMKVNPGIVAGQIVRPINSAGCYIPGGRAAYPSSILMTVIPAKIAGVEKVVCVTPPQKDGKILDAILVAADIAGADEIYKVGGAQAIAALAYGTESVCQVEKIVGPGNIFVTAAKKLVYGQVDIEFPAGPSEVLILADESANPEFLATDILAQAEHDPNASCFLVTDSENLAFEVDEHVKKLTEIAPRREIIEESLSKSGKIIITDTFDEAIQVTNEYAPEHLIITTKNDDEILSCINNAGSIFLGAYSPVAAGDYGSGTNHVLPTGGGAKMYSGLSTEAFIKKPTVQRLTKDGLKELSKTSVPIAEYEGFFAHANSFKTRLRDD, encoded by the coding sequence ATGGAAATATTAAAATACTCTGAAATCAATTTACAAGAGACTGTTAAAAGGTCGGAACAAGACGTCAACAATGTTTTAGGCACCGTATCTGAAATTTTAGAAAATGTTCGTGTAGATAAGGATCAAGCTATTCGCAAATATACAGAAAAATTTGATGGCGTACTAATAGAAAATTTAAAAGTATCAAAAGATGAAATTAAAGAGGCTTATGATACTTTAGATGATGAATTATTGACTGCCTTAAAAAATGCAGCATCAAACATTGAAAAATTTCACAAAAAGCAAATTCCAACTGAATGGGAAATGAAAGTAAATCCAGGAATTGTTGCAGGGCAAATTGTAAGGCCTATTAACTCAGCCGGCTGTTACATACCCGGCGGTAGAGCTGCTTATCCTTCTTCAATATTGATGACTGTAATACCTGCTAAAATCGCAGGAGTTGAAAAGGTGGTATGTGTAACTCCACCTCAAAAAGATGGCAAAATATTAGATGCTATTTTAGTGGCTGCTGATATTGCAGGTGCTGATGAAATTTATAAGGTTGGTGGAGCACAGGCTATTGCTGCACTGGCTTATGGAACCGAATCTGTTTGTCAAGTAGAAAAAATTGTAGGGCCAGGAAATATATTCGTTACTGCCGCTAAAAAATTAGTTTATGGACAAGTAGATATCGAGTTTCCAGCAGGTCCATCAGAAGTCTTAATTTTAGCTGATGAGTCTGCAAATCCTGAATTTTTAGCCACAGATATATTAGCTCAAGCAGAACATGACCCTAATGCTTCCTGCTTTTTAGTAACTGATAGTGAAAATTTGGCTTTTGAAGTTGATGAACATGTTAAAAAACTAACGGAAATTGCACCTAGACGTGAAATTATAGAGGAATCACTGTCTAAAAGCGGAAAAATTATTATTACAGATACTTTTGATGAAGCTATTCAGGTTACAAATGAATATGCTCCCGAACATTTAATCATAACTACTAAAAATGATGATGAAATCCTATCATGCATTAACAATGCAGGTTCTATCTTTTTAGGAGCTTATTCTCCTGTTGCCGCTGGAGATTATGGGTCCGGTACAAACCATGTTCTTCCAACCGGAGGGGGAGCTAAAATGTATTCAGGTCTTTCAACTGAAGCTTTTATTAAAAAACCAACTGTTCAAAGATTAACTAAAGATGGTTTAAAAGAATTGTCTAAAACATCTGTTCCTATTGCTGAGTATGAGGGTTTCTTTGCTCATGCAAATTCATTTAAAACAAGATTAAGAGACGATTAA